A window of the Falco rusticolus isolate bFalRus1 chromosome 1, bFalRus1.pri, whole genome shotgun sequence genome harbors these coding sequences:
- the SRRM3 gene encoding serine/arginine repetitive matrix protein 3 isoform X2 codes for MALYNNGADVPSPQEASNGFSQPSASGTWHKGEEEVRLVEPSLVKKAHREILDHERKRRVELKCMELQEMMEEQGYSEEEIRQKVGTFRQMLMEKEGVLTREDQHGRQIVIENHHGMDGEEYTVEYPDYGEGCLLQCDCSAECYREDSSHREYRLKRRSSSSTSPPPKKKKKKKSGHRRSRKKRKPGSERSCDSSSPIRKEKKKKTGKKHRRDRSESGSRKKRRHRSRSPKNKRKEKNKERKRSRSESSAWRSHRRSSCSSHSASLSSDDSGSKSPSRLSPKRRQDGPKGSSARSSRSPSSPSPRRSASPHQNGHKGSAQNGRHSHGAPLPEPSDRPASASPSPRAHGRTEPPSPHARGGRHGVRSPRSPTSERAKHGHRHRSRSASPPPRHRGQSKGRPPAPRDPPPPPLSPAGYSSDSEGSAGSHPYDPPLGPDRNHGAHAKKVKERHHRGRPNSSSESSAKHSRHASERRKSPSPSPGQRSSSWSSSGSLSKSRSRSREKRAGRSRSRSPSPKKPASREKDNEPRTRHGDPDPTRARRRSRSYSPIRKRRRDSPSFMEPRRITSARKRPIPYYRPSPSSSSSLSTYSYSRSRSRSYDSYSTSRSRSRTRSPPSRSRSPSRSPSYNSHSSSESAGF; via the exons ATGGCTCTCTACAACAACGGGGCCGATGTGCCTTCCCCTCAGGAAGCCTCCAATGGCTTCTCACAGCCCAGCGCCTCAGGTACGTGGCACAAGGGCGAGGAGGAGGTGCGTCTGGTGGAGCCCAGCTTGGTGAAGAAGGCTCACCGGGAAATCCTGGACCACGAGCGCAAGCGGCGGGTGGAGTTGAAGTGCATGGAGCTGCAGGAGATGATGGAGGAGCAGGG GTACTCCGAAGAGGAGATCCGGCAGAAAGTGGGGACCTTTCGGCAAATGCTGATGGAGAAGGAAGGTGTGCTCACCAGGGAGGATCAGCATGGGCGCCAAAT CGTGATAGAAAACCACCACGGGATGGATGGGGAGGAGTACACGGTGGAGTACCCCGACTATGGCgagggctgcctgctgcagtgcGACTGCTCGGCTGAGTGCTACCGTGAGGACAGCAGCCACCGCGAGTACAG GCTGAAAAGACGCTCAAGCAGCTCCACCTCTCCTCCacccaagaagaaaaagaaaaagaaatcgGGTCACCGCCGGAGCCG CAAAAAGAGGAAACCTGGCTCGGAGCGCAG ctgtGACAGCTCTTCACCCATCcgcaaggaaaagaaaaagaagactggaaagaaacacagacGTGACAG GTCTGAGTCGGGGTCACGGAAGAAGAGAAGACACAG GTCCCGAAGCCCCAAGAACAAAcggaaggagaaaaacaaagagcGCAAGAG GTCCCGCAGCGAGTCCTCAGCTTGGCGCTCACACCGgcgcagctcctgcagctcccacagcGCCTCGCTCTCCTCTGACGACAGCGGCTCCAAATCCCCCAGCAG GCTGAGCCCCAAGCGCCGGCAGGACGGCCCCAAGGGCAGCAGCGCCCGCTCCAGCCGCAGCCCATCCTCCCCCTCGCCCCGCCGCTCGGCCTCGCCACACCAGAACGGGCACAAGGGCAGCGCCCAGAACGGCCGCCACAGCCACGGTGCCCCGCTGCCGGAGCCCTCGGAT AGGCCGGCCTCGGCGTCCCCCTCTCCACGGGCTCATGGCAGGACGGAGCCGCCATCCCCCCATGCCCGGGGGGGACGACACGGTGTCCGTAGCCCCCGGTCGCCCACATCGGAGCGAGCCAAGCATGGCCACCGGCATCGCTCCCGcagcgcctcgccgccgccCCGCCACCGCGGCCAGAGCAAGGGACGGCCACCggccccccgggaccccccgccgccgccgctcagCCCTGCCGGCTACAGCAGCGACTCAGAGGGCTCGGCAGGCTCCCACCCCTACGACCCACCGCTCGGCCCCGACAGGAACCACGGCGCCCATGCCAAGAA GGTGAAGGAGAGGCACCACCGGGGCCGGCCCAACAGCAGCTCGGAGTCATCAGCCAAGCACTCCCGGCACGCCTCGGAGCGGCGGAAGAGCCCATcgcccagccctggccagcgcagcagctcctggagctCCAGCGGCTCCCTCTCCAAAtcccgctcccgctcccggGAGAAAAGAGCAGGACGCAGCCGCTCCCGCTCAccctcaccaaaaaaacctgccagcag AGAGAAGGACAACGAGCCCCGAACACGTCACGGTGACCCCGATCCCACCCGCGCCCGGCGCCGCTCCAGGAGCTACTCCCCCATCAGGAAGAGGAGACGTGACTCCCCCAGCTTCATGGAGCCCAGGAGGATCACCAG CGCTCGCAAGCGTCCCATCCCCTACTACCGCCCCAGCCCCTCGTCCTCCAGCTCACTGAGCACCTACTCCTACAGCCGCAGCCGCAGCCGCAGCTACGACAGCTACAGCACCAGCCGCAGCCGCAGCCGGACtcgcagcccccccagccgctcccgcagccccagccgcagccccagctacaacagccacagcagctcgGAGAGCGCCGGCTTctga
- the SRRM3 gene encoding serine/arginine repetitive matrix protein 3 isoform X1, giving the protein MALYNNGADVPSPQEASNGFSQPSASGTWHKGEEEVRLVEPSLVKKAHREILDHERKRRVELKCMELQEMMEEQGYSEEEIRQKVGTFRQMLMEKEGVLTREDQHGRQIVIENHHGMDGEEYTVEYPDYGEGCLLQCDCSAECYREDSSHREYRLKRRSSSSTSPPPKKKKKKKSGHRRSRKKRKPGSERSCDSSSPIRKEKKKKTGKKHRRDRSESGSRKKRRHRSRSPKNKRKEKNKERKSRSRSESSAWRSHRRSSCSSHSASLSSDDSGSKSPSRLSPKRRQDGPKGSSARSSRSPSSPSPRRSASPHQNGHKGSAQNGRHSHGAPLPEPSDRPASASPSPRAHGRTEPPSPHARGGRHGVRSPRSPTSERAKHGHRHRSRSASPPPRHRGQSKGRPPAPRDPPPPPLSPAGYSSDSEGSAGSHPYDPPLGPDRNHGAHAKKVKERHHRGRPNSSSESSAKHSRHASERRKSPSPSPGQRSSSWSSSGSLSKSRSRSREKRAGRSRSRSPSPKKPASREKDNEPRTRHGDPDPTRARRRSRSYSPIRKRRRDSPSFMEPRRITSARKRPIPYYRPSPSSSSSLSTYSYSRSRSRSYDSYSTSRSRSRTRSPPSRSRSPSRSPSYNSHSSSESAGF; this is encoded by the exons ATGGCTCTCTACAACAACGGGGCCGATGTGCCTTCCCCTCAGGAAGCCTCCAATGGCTTCTCACAGCCCAGCGCCTCAGGTACGTGGCACAAGGGCGAGGAGGAGGTGCGTCTGGTGGAGCCCAGCTTGGTGAAGAAGGCTCACCGGGAAATCCTGGACCACGAGCGCAAGCGGCGGGTGGAGTTGAAGTGCATGGAGCTGCAGGAGATGATGGAGGAGCAGGG GTACTCCGAAGAGGAGATCCGGCAGAAAGTGGGGACCTTTCGGCAAATGCTGATGGAGAAGGAAGGTGTGCTCACCAGGGAGGATCAGCATGGGCGCCAAAT CGTGATAGAAAACCACCACGGGATGGATGGGGAGGAGTACACGGTGGAGTACCCCGACTATGGCgagggctgcctgctgcagtgcGACTGCTCGGCTGAGTGCTACCGTGAGGACAGCAGCCACCGCGAGTACAG GCTGAAAAGACGCTCAAGCAGCTCCACCTCTCCTCCacccaagaagaaaaagaaaaagaaatcgGGTCACCGCCGGAGCCG CAAAAAGAGGAAACCTGGCTCGGAGCGCAG ctgtGACAGCTCTTCACCCATCcgcaaggaaaagaaaaagaagactggaaagaaacacagacGTGACAG GTCTGAGTCGGGGTCACGGAAGAAGAGAAGACACAG GTCCCGAAGCCCCAAGAACAAAcggaaggagaaaaacaaagagcGCAAGAG CAGGTCCCGCAGCGAGTCCTCAGCTTGGCGCTCACACCGgcgcagctcctgcagctcccacagcGCCTCGCTCTCCTCTGACGACAGCGGCTCCAAATCCCCCAGCAG GCTGAGCCCCAAGCGCCGGCAGGACGGCCCCAAGGGCAGCAGCGCCCGCTCCAGCCGCAGCCCATCCTCCCCCTCGCCCCGCCGCTCGGCCTCGCCACACCAGAACGGGCACAAGGGCAGCGCCCAGAACGGCCGCCACAGCCACGGTGCCCCGCTGCCGGAGCCCTCGGAT AGGCCGGCCTCGGCGTCCCCCTCTCCACGGGCTCATGGCAGGACGGAGCCGCCATCCCCCCATGCCCGGGGGGGACGACACGGTGTCCGTAGCCCCCGGTCGCCCACATCGGAGCGAGCCAAGCATGGCCACCGGCATCGCTCCCGcagcgcctcgccgccgccCCGCCACCGCGGCCAGAGCAAGGGACGGCCACCggccccccgggaccccccgccgccgccgctcagCCCTGCCGGCTACAGCAGCGACTCAGAGGGCTCGGCAGGCTCCCACCCCTACGACCCACCGCTCGGCCCCGACAGGAACCACGGCGCCCATGCCAAGAA GGTGAAGGAGAGGCACCACCGGGGCCGGCCCAACAGCAGCTCGGAGTCATCAGCCAAGCACTCCCGGCACGCCTCGGAGCGGCGGAAGAGCCCATcgcccagccctggccagcgcagcagctcctggagctCCAGCGGCTCCCTCTCCAAAtcccgctcccgctcccggGAGAAAAGAGCAGGACGCAGCCGCTCCCGCTCAccctcaccaaaaaaacctgccagcag AGAGAAGGACAACGAGCCCCGAACACGTCACGGTGACCCCGATCCCACCCGCGCCCGGCGCCGCTCCAGGAGCTACTCCCCCATCAGGAAGAGGAGACGTGACTCCCCCAGCTTCATGGAGCCCAGGAGGATCACCAG CGCTCGCAAGCGTCCCATCCCCTACTACCGCCCCAGCCCCTCGTCCTCCAGCTCACTGAGCACCTACTCCTACAGCCGCAGCCGCAGCCGCAGCTACGACAGCTACAGCACCAGCCGCAGCCGCAGCCGGACtcgcagcccccccagccgctcccgcagccccagccgcagccccagctacaacagccacagcagctcgGAGAGCGCCGGCTTctga